One Lytechinus variegatus isolate NC3 chromosome 11, Lvar_3.0, whole genome shotgun sequence DNA segment encodes these proteins:
- the LOC121423561 gene encoding growth/differentiation factor 8-like, giving the protein MYTVSGSHPFQLSIFCFVLLCNCIHLSASPARLPASWPKLRIFGGNGLHDSPRRRIPPSTEVITSPPISSSGSNNLHLTKTSSSHSNELHGDHQPSSFDPLTSSSFSTSSHPPQHLDTSFPCPNCRTRNTIKTDVDDQGSLSTKMSAAEKEYRIQALKKHILDALHLQSPPLVKGDTPNVDPKFIEKIFSESEKYEIDDDEDYEHDVEKTNKQLIVGVAGEIGGYGNEHKVKLSFVIPADVQRANSVRGKLWLGITNSSSATTGSLFVIQRLYRKYFGTNVVGVHRMESTPSPGGWISIDLSSSRWSARESSVVMEVIPDPAQPTVDLAAGAVLEVSVVTREDAHRRRTRRGIECQSNNPTACCLQPFSVSRDDLNWNWLIAPANIRLNYCRGSCDSGTSPIFNHSSIFYAHTMRESNSSIRMRLMPCCTPKRLGDVQMLINSGDDSTFYRRTIPNLMVRECGCA; this is encoded by the exons ATGTACACTGTTAGCGGATCGCATCCCTTCCAGTTATCCATCTTCTGTTTTGTGTTGCTATGCAACTGCATCCATCTTTCGGCTTCTCCAGCCCGCCTCCCAGCCAGCTGGCCAAAGCTCCGAATATTCGGAGGCAACGGCCTTCATGATTCGCCTCGTCGCAGAATACCCCCTTCCACCGAGGTCATTACCTCACCACCGATATCGTCGTCGGGTTCGAATAATCTACATTTAACTAAGACGTCATCGTCTCATTCAAACGAGTTGCATGGGGATCATCAGCCTTCGTCGTTCGATCCCCTGACATCATCCTCATTTTCGACGTCATCTCATCCACCGCAACATCTAGACACATCGTTCCCCTGCCCGAACTGTCGTACGCGGAATACAATAAAAACCGATGTCGATGATCAGGGGTCGTTGTCGACGAAGATGTCTGCGGCTGAGAAGGAATACCGCATTCAAGCTCTCAAGAAGCACATCCTGGATGCCTTGCACCTCCAGTCTCCGCCGCTCGTCAAAGGTGATACTCCGAACGTTGACCCGAAGTTTATTGAGAAAATTTTTAGCGAATCAGAAAAGTACGAAATAGACGATGACGAAGATTACGAGCATGACGTCGAGAAAACCAACAAGCAACTAATAGTAGGCGTTGCAG GTGAGATAGGTGGCTATGGCAACGAGCATAAGGTCAAACTCAGTTTCGTCATACCAGCTGACGTTCAACGGGCCAACTCTGTCAGGGGAAAACTCTGGCTCGGTATCACAAACTCGTCGAGCGCCACCACCGGGTCACTGTTCGTCATCCAACGGTTATATCGAAAATATTTCGGCACGAATGTCGTCGGCGTCCATCGCATGGAGAGTACGCCATCGCCAGGGGGTTGGATAAGCATCGATTTGTCATCGAGTCGGTGGTCAGCTAGGGAGTCGTCGGTGGTAATGGAAGTCATTCCAGACCCCGCCCAACCGACCGTCGATCTCGCTGCCGGCGCTGTGTTAGAGGTTAGCGTGGTGACGCGCGAAGACGCGCACCGTCGGCGTACGCGCCGCGGCATCGAGTGCCAGTCGAATAATCCGACAGCCTGTTGTTTGCAACCCTTCTCCGTTTCCAGAGATGATTTGAATTGGAATTGGCTCATCGCTCCGGCTAATATCCGACTGAACTACTGTCGGGGGTCCTGCGATTCAGGTACTAGCCCCATCTTTAATCATTCCAGCATCTTTTACGCGCACACGATGAGGGAATCAAATAGTAGCATACGCATGCGTCTCATGCCTTGCTGTACACCAAAACGTCTCGGCGACGTTCAGATGCTCATAAATTCCGGAGACGATAGCACTTTTTATCGGAGAACGATACCTAATTTGATGGTTAGAGAGTGTGGGTGCGCTTAG